CCGCGGCTTCAGCGGGCACGAAAGCATCAAGCCCGGCAAACAGGTGCAGCTGCGGCCCGCGATAGGTTTGCAAGGCGCTGCGCGTATCCAGTTGCTCCAGCAATTGCAGGCTGTGGACCAGCGCCGCACTGGATCCATGCGGTGCGCCAGCCTTGAGCAGGCGCGCAATACCGCGCGGATCTTCTGCACCCTGGGCGCACAACAGGCTGAAACGCTTGAGCGTGCCATCGGGATCGTCGATGCAACCGGCCAGGAACGCCTCGAAATCCCCGGCCGCCATCGCGTTGGGCCAGGCGCCGCGCGTCACGAAACAGGTATTGCTCGCCAGCGTCACCAGCCCGCAGCAACGCTCGCCGCGCCGCGCCGCCAGTTCGGCGGCCAACATGCCACCCAACGACCAGCCGCCCAGCCAGGCGTTGTCCGGCAGATTGGCGTCCAGTTCGTCGAGCCATTCCTGCGGGTCGCTGCTTTCCAGCTCAGGCAGCGGCTCGATTTCCACGCGCAAATGCTCGTCCAGGCCACGCAATGCAGCGGCCAATGGCTCCAGCGGCGAAATGCCCAAACCCCAACCGGGTAGCAGGATCAACTGATCACGCATGATGTGGCTCCACCGAATCGCGCTTATCCAGCAGCGGGTAACACTGCGCCAATGCATTCAACAATAGCTGCACTTGCGCCTGCGTGTGGGCGGCGGAAAAGGTGACCCGCAAACGCGCGCTGCCCGCAGGCACGGTGGGCGGCCGGATCGCCGTCACCAGCACGCCGCAATCACGCAACATCTGCGACAGGCGCATGGCGCGGCCGGCGTCGCCGATCAGGATCGGCTGGATCGGAGTAAAACTGTCCAGCAAGGTCAGGCCGATCTGTTCGGCACCGCTGCGAAACTGGGCGATCAAGCGCGCCAGATGCTCACGGCGCCAATGCTCGGTGCGCAGCAGTTCGAGGCTTTTCAGCGTTGCGCAGGCCAATCCCGGTGGCTGGCTGGTGGTGTAGATGTACGGACGGGCGAACTGAATCAGGGTTTCGATCAGCTCTTCGCTGCCCGCAACAAACGCCCCGGCAGTGCCGAACGCCTTGCCCAGCGTGCCGATCAACACCGGCACGTCGTCCATGCCCAGGCCAAAATGCTCGACGATACCGCCGCCATTGGCACCCAGCGGGCCGAAGCCATGCGCGTCATCGACCATCAGCCAGGCGCCTTTGGCTTTCGCCGCTTGCGCCAGCGCCGGCAGGTTGGCCA
This genomic window from Pseudomonas sp. G.S.17 contains:
- a CDS encoding alpha/beta fold hydrolase, which encodes MRDQLILLPGWGLGISPLEPLAAALRGLDEHLRVEIEPLPELESSDPQEWLDELDANLPDNAWLGGWSLGGMLAAELAARRGERCCGLVTLASNTCFVTRGAWPNAMAAGDFEAFLAGCIDDPDGTLKRFSLLCAQGAEDPRGIARLLKAGAPHGSSAALVHSLQLLEQLDTRSALQTYRGPQLHLFAGLDAFVPAEAAGDLLALLPDVEVGVIEQASHAFLLENPHGVAAAIQAFLHESGDD
- the bioF gene encoding 8-amino-7-oxononanoate synthase gives rise to the protein MSFDLLARLAARRADNLYRQRPLLQSPQGPDVVVDGQPLLAFCNNDYLGLANHPEVISAWQAGAEKWGVGGGSSHLVIGHSGPHHELEVALAEMTGRPRALLFSNGYMANLGAVTALVGQGDTVLEDRLNHASLLDAGLLSGARFSRYLHNDGESLAARLEKASGDTLVVTDGVFSMDGDLANLPALAQAAKAKGAWLMVDDAHGFGPLGANGGGIVEHFGLGMDDVPVLIGTLGKAFGTAGAFVAGSEELIETLIQFARPYIYTTSQPPGLACATLKSLELLRTEHWRREHLARLIAQFRSGAEQIGLTLLDSFTPIQPILIGDAGRAMRLSQMLRDCGVLVTAIRPPTVPAGSARLRVTFSAAHTQAQVQLLLNALAQCYPLLDKRDSVEPHHA